One Coffea arabica cultivar ET-39 chromosome 5c, Coffea Arabica ET-39 HiFi, whole genome shotgun sequence DNA window includes the following coding sequences:
- the LOC113690228 gene encoding trafficking protein particle complex II-specific subunit 130 homolog isoform X1: MANFLAQFQSIKTSFDRIIIAVEDVSDLWPLVKKGFEERLPFKRAFLNNKTRNSVLVDELPAEYILTTDSRIRSRFPQEQSLFWFREPYATVVLVTCEDLDEFKTILKPRLKLIVQNDEREWFIVFVSKAPVHNDQATKMAKKVYAKLEVEFSSKKRERCCKLDIHGIDANFWEDLELKVTECIRNTLDRRIQFYEDEIRKLSEQRFMPIWNFCNFFILKESLAFMFEIAHLHEDSLREYDELELCYLETVNISGKQREFGGMDHGDDQAAVLNLGKKALTQMVQDDSFREFEFRQYLFACQAKLLFKLNRPFEVASRGYSFIISFSKVLALHESVLPFCMREAWVINACLALINATSSHYKDGLVAADVEQEFYRVQGDLYSLSRTKLMRLAYLIGYGSVIPRSPVNSASLSMLSWPKPAVWPSLPPDASSEVLVKEKMILQEVPQVKHFGIQRKPLPLEPTVLLREANRRRASLSAGNVFELFDGRTNAADGSTLLTPLPKARAISMSRTNSSPGNFESMIDRPMRLAEIYVAAEHALWNTISDADLRKSLSSTEEFEQKYLDLSKGAAENYHHSWWKRHGVVLDGEIAAIYHKVGNFDLAAKLYEKVCALYAGEGWQNLLAEVLPSLAECQKILNDQAGYLSSCVRLLSLDKGLFLTKERQAFQSEVVRLAHSEMKHPLPLDVSSLITFSGNPGPPLELCDGDPGTLSVTVWSGFPDDIVLDSFSLTLTAMNSADEGVKALKSSNATTLKPGRNTITVALPPQKPGSYVLGVLTGQIGQLRFRSHSFSKGGPADSDDFMSYEKPTRPILKVFNPRPLVDLAAAVSSALLMNECQLVGIVVKPINYPLKGAILHIDTGPGLSIEQAYGIEIERYADGSPDASDFGPSELSVDHEAHASAEAKQLTLHDGKIELPDWASNITSILWIPMRAISERLNRGTQAGAAVSQRQSVVDGLRTIALKLEFGVSCNQTFEKTLAVHFTEPFHVSTRVVDKCNDGTLLLQVILHSQVKASLTVYDAWLDLQDGFTHIGKGDRRPTSAFFPLTISPKSRAATLFSIGLENALPKDQVEAVHSDSILNIQYGISGSRTLGAHTPMDAKPIASDDSVKQLNFRSALVLQRPVLDPFLAVGFLPLPSSGLRVGQLVTMQWRVERLKDLGEKSENNDEVLYEVNANSENWMIAGRKRGHVSLSAKQGSRMVISILCLPLVAGYVHPPQLGLPDLDEAHISCNPPGPHLVCVLPPAISSSYCIPT; this comes from the exons ATGGCCAACTTCTTAGCTCAGTTCCAGAGTATCAAAACCTCATTCGATCGCATCATAATTGCCG TTGAAGATGTGAGTGATTTGTGGCCTCTTGTCAAGAAGGGGTTTGAAGAAAGGTTGCCATTCAAAAGAGCATTTCTGAATAACAAGACCCGTAATTCAGTGCTTGTGGATGAGCTGCCTGCGGAGTATATATTGACAACAGATTCAAGAATTCGTAGCCGGTTTCCCCAAGAGCAATCGCTGTTCTGGTTCCGAGAACCATATGCTACTGTGGTTCTTGTGACTTGTGAG GATCTTGACGAGTTTAAAACTATTCTTAAACCACGCCTGAAGCTAATAGTTCAAAATGACGAACGGGAGTGGTTTATTGTTTTTGTCTCTAAAGCACCAGTTCACAATGATCAGGCCACCAAGATGGCCAAAAAAGTATACGCCAAACTTGAAGTAGAGTTCAGCTCAAAGAAGAGGGAAAG GTGTTGCAAGCTGGATATACATGGAATTGATGCAAATTTTTGGGAAGACTTAGAGTTGAAAGTCACGGAATGCATAAGAAATACACTTGATCGGCGGATTCAGTTTTATGAGGATGAAATTCGCAAGCTTAGTGAACAGCGCTTTATGCCCATATGGAATTTCTGTAACTTCTTTATTCTTAAG GAAAGCTTGGCTTTTATGTTTGAGATTGCTCATCTCCATGAGGATTCATTGCGGGAGTATGACGAACTAGAACTCTGCTACCTGGAAACAG TTAATATTAGTGGGAAACAACGGGAATTTGGAGGTATGGACCATGGTGATGATCAAGCTGCAGTGCTGAACCTGGGAAAGAAAGCACTGACACAAATGGTTCAAGACGATTCATTTCGGGAGTTTGAATTTAGGCAGTATCTGTTTGCCTGTCAAGCAAAG CTACTATTCAAGCTAAATCGCCCATTTGAGGTTGCATCAAGGGGTTACTCATTCATTATTAGCTTCTCAAAAGTGTTGGCTCTACACGAG AGTGTATTACCCTTCTGCATGCGTGAAGCATGGGTAATAAATGCTTGCTTGGCTCTAATAAATGCAACTTCCTCCCATTACAAAGATGGGCTAGTCGCAGCTGATGTAGAACAGGAGTTTTATCGTGTTCAGGGGGATCTTTATTCTTTAAGTCGTACTAAG TTAATGCGACTTGCATATTTAATTGGTTATGGATCAGTTATACCAAGAAGTCCTGTGAACAG TGCTTCACTCAGCATGCTGTCATGGCCTAAGCCAGCAGTTTGGCCTTCTCTTCCACCTGATGCTTCGTCAGAGGTGCTTGTGAAAGAAAAG ATGATTCTTCAAGAAGTTCCACAGGTAAAACACTTTGGCATCCAGAGGAAACCACTACCCTTAGAACCAACTGTACTTCTACGTGAGGCAAATCGCAGGAGGGCTTCTCTTTCTGCTGGAAATGTGTTTGAGTTGTTTGACGGTCGAACAAATGCTGCCGATGG CTCAACTTTACTCACTCCATTGCCTAAAGCACGTGCTATATCAATGTCACGAACAAATTCTTCACCTGGAAACTTTGAGAGCATGATTGATCGACCAATGAGACTTGCAGAAATTTATGTTGCTGCTGAGCATGCTTTATGGAATACCATTTCTGATGCAGATCTAAGGAAATCACTATCCTCTACAGAGGAATTTGAG CAAAAATACCTGGATCTGTCAAAAGGTGCTGCTGAAAATTATCATCATTCTTGGTGGAAGAGACATGGAGTTGTCCTTGATGGTGAAATTGCAGCTATTTACCAtaaagttggaaattttgaTCTAGCTGCCAAGTTGTATGAGAAGGTTTGTGCTCTTTATGCTGGTGAAGGATGGCAGAATTTGTTGGCTGAAGTTCTCCCCAGTTTGGCAGAGTGTCAGAAGATACTCAATGATCAAGCTGGCTACCTGTCTTCTTGTGTCAGACTGCTGTCATTAGATAAAGGATTGTTCTTGACTAAGGAACGCCAAGCATTCCAGTCTGAAGTTGTTCGTCTAGCTCATAGTGAGATGAAACACCCTTTGCCTCTAGATGTATCCTCGTTGATAACATTTTCCGGCAATCCTGGGCCTCCATTGGAGCTATGTGATGGGGATCCTGGTACCCTGTCAGTAACAGTTTGGAGTGGATTTCCTGATGATATTGTTCTTGACTCTTTCAGTCTCACTCTGACGGCCATGAACAGTGCTGATGAGGGCGTTAAG GCATTGAAGAGCTCCAATGCTACAACCTTGAAGCCTGGTAGAAATACGATCACAGTAGCCCTACCTCCACAGAAACCAGGTTCTTATGTACTGGGTGTTCTCACTGGGCAGATTGGTCAGTTGAGATTCAGATCACATAGCTTTTCCAAAGGTGGACCAGCAGACAGTGATGATTTTATGAGTTATGAAAAGCCGACAAGGCCTATCTTGAAG GTATTCAACCCGAGACCTCTGGTTGATCTTGCTGCAGCTGTCTCATCCGCTTTGCTGATGAATGAATGTCAATTGGTTGGCATTGTTGTCAAGCCAATAAACTACCCTCTCAAGGGTGCTATACTGCACATAGACACTGGTCCTGGTTTGAGTATAGAACAGGCATATGGAATCGAAATTGAGAGGTATGCTGATGGATCCCCTGATGCATCTGACTTTGGTCCCTCAGAGTTATCTGTAGATCATGAGGCTCATGCTTCGGCAGAAGCTAAGCAGTTGACACTCCACGATGGAAAGATTGAGTTGCCTGATTGGGCAAGCAATATAACTTCTATATTGTGGATTCCAATGCGTGCTATCAGCGAGAGATTGAATAGAGGAACACAAGCAG gtgctGCAGTTTCACAGAGGCAGAGTGTTGTGGATGGATTACGGACAATAGCTCTGAAACTTGAATTTGGTGTATCATGTAACCAGACATTCGAAAA GACCTTAGCAGTCCACTTTACAGAGCCTTTCCATGTCAGTACACGTGTTGTAGATAAATGCAATGATGGTACTCTGCTTTTACAG GTGATACTTCATTCACAAGTGAAAGCTTCATTGACTGTCTATGATGCTTGGCTGGATCTTCAAGATGGCTTTACTCATATTGGCAAAGGTGATAGGAGACCAACTTCTGCCTTCTTTCCACTCACCATTTCTCCAAAATCAAGAGCTGCAACTTTGTTCAGTATAGGTCTTGAGAATGCATTGCCCAAAG ATCAAGTAGAGGCGGTTCATTCTGATAGCATACTCAATATACAATATGGAATTTCCGGTAGTAGAACTCTTGGAGCCCACACACCCATGGATGCGAAACCTATTGCCTCTGATGATTCTGTGAAGCAGTTGAATTTCAGGAGTGCTCTTGTTTTGCAGCGACCCGTGCTGGACCCTTTCCTTGCGGTTGGTTTCCTACCTCTTCCTTCAAGTGGACTCCGAGTTGGCCAGCTTGTGACAATGCAGTGGAGAGTTGAGAGGTTAAAAGATCTTggggaaaaatcagaaaataac GATGAAGTACTGTATGAGGTAAATGCTAATTCTGAGAATTGGATGATTGCTGGGAGGAAAAGGGGTCATGTTTCGCTCTCCGCAAAACAAG GTTCAAGGATGGTGATTTCAATATTATGCTTACCACTGGTTGCTGGATATGTTCATCCCCCTCAACTGGGTCTTCCAGATTTGGACGAGGCACATATAAGTTGCAATCCTCCTGGCCCTCATCTGGTCTGCGTCTTGCCCCCAGCTA
- the LOC113690228 gene encoding trafficking protein particle complex II-specific subunit 130 homolog isoform X2 — translation MANFLAQFQSIKTSFDRIIIAVEDVSDLWPLVKKGFEERLPFKRAFLNNKTRNSVLVDELPAEYILTTDSRIRSRFPQEQSLFWFREPYATVVLVTCEDLDEFKTILKPRLKLIVQNDEREWFIVFVSKAPVHNDQATKMAKKVYAKLEVEFSSKKRERCCKLDIHGIDANFWEDLELKVTECIRNTLDRRIQFYEDEIRKLSEQRFMPIWNFCNFFILKESLAFMFEIAHLHEDSLREYDELELCYLETVNISGKQREFGGMDHGDDQAAVLNLGKKALTQMVQDDSFREFEFRQYLFACQAKLLFKLNRPFEVASRGYSFIISFSKVLALHESVLPFCMREAWVINACLALINATSSHYKDGLVAADVEQEFYRVQGDLYSLSRTKLMRLAYLIGYGSVIPRSPVNSASLSMLSWPKPAVWPSLPPDASSEVLVKEKMILQEVPQVKHFGIQRKPLPLEPTVLLREANRRRASLSAGNVFELFDGRTNAADGSTLLTPLPKARAISMSRTNSSPGNFESMIDRPMRLAEIYVAAEHALWNTISDADLRKSLSSTEEFEQKYLDLSKGAAENYHHSWWKRHGVVLDGEIAAIYHKVGNFDLAAKLYEKVCALYAGEGWQNLLAEVLPSLAECQKILNDQAGYLSSCVRLLSLDKGLFLTKERQAFQSEVVRLAHSEMKHPLPLDVSSLITFSGNPGPPLELCDGDPGTLSVTVWSGFPDDIVLDSFSLTLTAMNSADEGVKALKSSNATTLKPGRNTITVALPPQKPGSYVLGVLTGQIGQLRFRSHSFSKGGPADSDDFMSYEKPTRPILKVFNPRPLVDLAAAVSSALLMNECQLVGIVVKPINYPLKGAILHIDTGPGLSIEQAYGIEIERYADGSPDASDFGPSELSVDHEAHASAEAKQLTLHDGKIELPDWASNITSILWIPMRAISERLNRGTQAGAAVSQRQSVVDGLRTIALKLEFGVSCNQTFEKTLAVHFTEPFHVSTRVVDKCNDGTLLLQVILHSQVKASLTVYDAWLDLQDGFTHIGKGDRRPTSAFFPLTISPKSRAATLFSIGLENALPKVKEEISKEAAQHLYPKDCRLFCRYDTEYDITGGYST, via the exons ATGGCCAACTTCTTAGCTCAGTTCCAGAGTATCAAAACCTCATTCGATCGCATCATAATTGCCG TTGAAGATGTGAGTGATTTGTGGCCTCTTGTCAAGAAGGGGTTTGAAGAAAGGTTGCCATTCAAAAGAGCATTTCTGAATAACAAGACCCGTAATTCAGTGCTTGTGGATGAGCTGCCTGCGGAGTATATATTGACAACAGATTCAAGAATTCGTAGCCGGTTTCCCCAAGAGCAATCGCTGTTCTGGTTCCGAGAACCATATGCTACTGTGGTTCTTGTGACTTGTGAG GATCTTGACGAGTTTAAAACTATTCTTAAACCACGCCTGAAGCTAATAGTTCAAAATGACGAACGGGAGTGGTTTATTGTTTTTGTCTCTAAAGCACCAGTTCACAATGATCAGGCCACCAAGATGGCCAAAAAAGTATACGCCAAACTTGAAGTAGAGTTCAGCTCAAAGAAGAGGGAAAG GTGTTGCAAGCTGGATATACATGGAATTGATGCAAATTTTTGGGAAGACTTAGAGTTGAAAGTCACGGAATGCATAAGAAATACACTTGATCGGCGGATTCAGTTTTATGAGGATGAAATTCGCAAGCTTAGTGAACAGCGCTTTATGCCCATATGGAATTTCTGTAACTTCTTTATTCTTAAG GAAAGCTTGGCTTTTATGTTTGAGATTGCTCATCTCCATGAGGATTCATTGCGGGAGTATGACGAACTAGAACTCTGCTACCTGGAAACAG TTAATATTAGTGGGAAACAACGGGAATTTGGAGGTATGGACCATGGTGATGATCAAGCTGCAGTGCTGAACCTGGGAAAGAAAGCACTGACACAAATGGTTCAAGACGATTCATTTCGGGAGTTTGAATTTAGGCAGTATCTGTTTGCCTGTCAAGCAAAG CTACTATTCAAGCTAAATCGCCCATTTGAGGTTGCATCAAGGGGTTACTCATTCATTATTAGCTTCTCAAAAGTGTTGGCTCTACACGAG AGTGTATTACCCTTCTGCATGCGTGAAGCATGGGTAATAAATGCTTGCTTGGCTCTAATAAATGCAACTTCCTCCCATTACAAAGATGGGCTAGTCGCAGCTGATGTAGAACAGGAGTTTTATCGTGTTCAGGGGGATCTTTATTCTTTAAGTCGTACTAAG TTAATGCGACTTGCATATTTAATTGGTTATGGATCAGTTATACCAAGAAGTCCTGTGAACAG TGCTTCACTCAGCATGCTGTCATGGCCTAAGCCAGCAGTTTGGCCTTCTCTTCCACCTGATGCTTCGTCAGAGGTGCTTGTGAAAGAAAAG ATGATTCTTCAAGAAGTTCCACAGGTAAAACACTTTGGCATCCAGAGGAAACCACTACCCTTAGAACCAACTGTACTTCTACGTGAGGCAAATCGCAGGAGGGCTTCTCTTTCTGCTGGAAATGTGTTTGAGTTGTTTGACGGTCGAACAAATGCTGCCGATGG CTCAACTTTACTCACTCCATTGCCTAAAGCACGTGCTATATCAATGTCACGAACAAATTCTTCACCTGGAAACTTTGAGAGCATGATTGATCGACCAATGAGACTTGCAGAAATTTATGTTGCTGCTGAGCATGCTTTATGGAATACCATTTCTGATGCAGATCTAAGGAAATCACTATCCTCTACAGAGGAATTTGAG CAAAAATACCTGGATCTGTCAAAAGGTGCTGCTGAAAATTATCATCATTCTTGGTGGAAGAGACATGGAGTTGTCCTTGATGGTGAAATTGCAGCTATTTACCAtaaagttggaaattttgaTCTAGCTGCCAAGTTGTATGAGAAGGTTTGTGCTCTTTATGCTGGTGAAGGATGGCAGAATTTGTTGGCTGAAGTTCTCCCCAGTTTGGCAGAGTGTCAGAAGATACTCAATGATCAAGCTGGCTACCTGTCTTCTTGTGTCAGACTGCTGTCATTAGATAAAGGATTGTTCTTGACTAAGGAACGCCAAGCATTCCAGTCTGAAGTTGTTCGTCTAGCTCATAGTGAGATGAAACACCCTTTGCCTCTAGATGTATCCTCGTTGATAACATTTTCCGGCAATCCTGGGCCTCCATTGGAGCTATGTGATGGGGATCCTGGTACCCTGTCAGTAACAGTTTGGAGTGGATTTCCTGATGATATTGTTCTTGACTCTTTCAGTCTCACTCTGACGGCCATGAACAGTGCTGATGAGGGCGTTAAG GCATTGAAGAGCTCCAATGCTACAACCTTGAAGCCTGGTAGAAATACGATCACAGTAGCCCTACCTCCACAGAAACCAGGTTCTTATGTACTGGGTGTTCTCACTGGGCAGATTGGTCAGTTGAGATTCAGATCACATAGCTTTTCCAAAGGTGGACCAGCAGACAGTGATGATTTTATGAGTTATGAAAAGCCGACAAGGCCTATCTTGAAG GTATTCAACCCGAGACCTCTGGTTGATCTTGCTGCAGCTGTCTCATCCGCTTTGCTGATGAATGAATGTCAATTGGTTGGCATTGTTGTCAAGCCAATAAACTACCCTCTCAAGGGTGCTATACTGCACATAGACACTGGTCCTGGTTTGAGTATAGAACAGGCATATGGAATCGAAATTGAGAGGTATGCTGATGGATCCCCTGATGCATCTGACTTTGGTCCCTCAGAGTTATCTGTAGATCATGAGGCTCATGCTTCGGCAGAAGCTAAGCAGTTGACACTCCACGATGGAAAGATTGAGTTGCCTGATTGGGCAAGCAATATAACTTCTATATTGTGGATTCCAATGCGTGCTATCAGCGAGAGATTGAATAGAGGAACACAAGCAG gtgctGCAGTTTCACAGAGGCAGAGTGTTGTGGATGGATTACGGACAATAGCTCTGAAACTTGAATTTGGTGTATCATGTAACCAGACATTCGAAAA GACCTTAGCAGTCCACTTTACAGAGCCTTTCCATGTCAGTACACGTGTTGTAGATAAATGCAATGATGGTACTCTGCTTTTACAG GTGATACTTCATTCACAAGTGAAAGCTTCATTGACTGTCTATGATGCTTGGCTGGATCTTCAAGATGGCTTTACTCATATTGGCAAAGGTGATAGGAGACCAACTTCTGCCTTCTTTCCACTCACCATTTCTCCAAAATCAAGAGCTGCAACTTTGTTCAGTATAGGTCTTGAGAATGCATTGCCCAAAG TGAAGGAAGAAATATCAAAGGAAGCCGCCCAACATTTATATCCAAAGGATTGTCGACTTTTTTGTCGCTATGATACAGAATATGATATTACAGGAGGCTACAGTACATAA